CTTTGTGCTCTGCATAGTTTTTCAGGATCAAGCTTGAGGATCTTTTTTAGGCGCCTGGCATCCTCCCGTATCTTGGGCGAGGCTGAGGCCGATCTGCAGATCCAGGCAACAGCGTCTCGTACCTCTCGGGGTGCGTCTCTGCCGGCCAGCCGATAATGCATCCAGCGCCCATCCTTTCTTGCCTCGACCAGACGGGCTTGTTTCAGAATGGACAT
The sequence above is a segment of the Candidatus Eisenbacteria bacterium genome. Coding sequences within it:
- a CDS encoding metalloregulator ArsR/SmtB family transcription factor, with protein sequence MITTRALADENRVRVLLALEGRELCVCQIIELLGLAPSTVSKHMSILKQARLVEARKDGRWMHYRLAGRDAPREVRDAVAWICRSASASPKIREDARRLKKILKLDPEKLCRAQSEK